GGGACCGGGGCCTGGCCTCGACCGCCTGCCAGTCACCGGCGGCCGATCAGTGGTTCGTCGGCGGCGGCGGCACGACGGGCCGGGTGAGCCGGGTCATCCTGGTCAACGCCGACGAGGCGGCCGCGCAGGTGGACGTGCTGCTGGTCGGGCCGGCCGGTCCGATCGAGGCTCCGGCCGGCCGCGGCGTCGTGGTGCCACCGGGCGGTCGTACCACCCTGCGGCTGGACGCGCTGGCCCCCGGCGTCGCCGACCTCGCCGTCCACGTCGCAGTCCGGTCCGGGCGGGTGGCCGCCGGCGTCCACGACAGCGAGTCGGCCGGTATCGATCCGCGGGGCGTGGACTGGGTCCCGCTCGCGGCGGCCCCGGCCACGCGGGTCGTCCTCCCGGCGATCCCCGCGGGCGCGGGATCCCGTGTGCTGCAGGTGGTATCACCGACCGCTGACGCTCGGGTGGCGATCCGCGTGGTGACCGGGTCAGGCGCGTTCTCCCCGGCCGGGCAGGAGAATCTCGACGCCCCTCGCGCCCGGCTGAGTTCAGTGGACCTGACCGCCGCGCTGGGCGGCGCCGCCGGTGCTGTCGAGCTGACCAGCGACGTCCCGGTGGTGGCGGGACTGCGGGCGCGGTCCGCGGGAGCTGTGATCGACGAGTCCTACAGTGCCGGCGCCTCGCCGCTGACGGGTCCCGCTGCGGTGACCGGCCTGCCCGGCCAGCCCGGCCTGGCGACGTCGATCGTCGTGAGCGCCTCGGGCGCCGGTGGCGCGGCCGACCTCACCCTGCTCGGCTACACCGCGGCGGGCGTCGCCGTCCCGACGCCGCCACGGCGTATCGACGTCGCCGACGCCACGACGGTCGCCGTCGGCGTGACGCCGCCGCCGGGGGCGGCGTGGTTCACCGCCGTCCTGACGCCGGTCGCCGGCGGGCCGCTGTACGCCGGGCACACCGTGACCCAGCCGGTTCCCAACGGGGTCGCCATGACGGGCTATCCCTGGTCGCCGCTGCGGGTGACGGTGGTGGTCCCGGCGGTGGACGCCGATCTGGCCGTCACACTCCGCCGCTGAAACCCCCGTCCGGCCGGCTGACCTGCGCCGTCGACCACGTTCCGCTGCCGGGGTCGGACCGTGCGCTCCGGCTACCGGACGATCCGCTTGGTGTTCTCAGGACAGCCCCTACGGTGACCGATCCCTGAGGGAGATCGCAGGATCGCCCAGGCCCCACGAACCCCGGATCAGCACCGCGCCACCGGGGCGAGGAAGGAGCACTCCGTGCAGCATGCCCTCCGTGACCGGGTCGTCGGTCGCCTGAAGTCCCGCCGGCTGTCGACCCTGGCGCTGCCGGTCGCCGCGACCGCGCTGGTCGTCCCGCTGCTGGCCGCGACCGGGACCCCGGCCGCCGTGCCGGCTGCCGGGCCGGTATCACCGGCGACGGTGCCGGCCGCCGTCGTCGCCCCGGCTGCCACCGGCTGGGTCAAGGTCTTCTCCGACGGGTTCAAGCGTGGGGTCACCCGGCCGTGGTCGGTCTACGCCGGGCAGCCCGGGGGCAACGCCTACGGCCTGTGGAGCCGCAGCAACGTGACGGCCCGCAAGGGCAAGCTGGTGCTGCGCGGCGACGCCGCCGGGGGACGCGCCGTGACCGGCGGACTGTGCCTATGCTCGTTGAACCTCACCTACGGCCGGTGGGAAGCCAAGATCAAGGTGCAGGCCGACCGGGGCGTCAAGTGGGTCGCGCTGCTGTGGCCGCAGAGCGGGCGCTGGCCGATGGACGGCGAGGTCGACTTCGCCGAGGACTTCGGCGGCTCGCGTTCCGGTTTCAGCGCCTTCGTGCACTACGGCGCCAACAACGCGCAGATCCATCGGGTGGCGCCGCGGGTCAACATGACCAAGTGGCACCGGGTCGGCGTCGAGTGGACCCCGGGCCAGCTGCGCTTCCTCATCGACGGCAAGGTCTGGGGCACGGTGACCGGTCCGGCCGTCCCGACCAAGGCCATGCACCTGGCGATCCAGACCGAGGGAGTGGCTCGGGCGCAGGCCAACCCGGCCGACCTCAAGGTCGACTGGGTGAAGGTGTGGCGGCTGGCCTGACCCCGGGTACGGCGGCGCCGACGGTCAGGGCTCGTCGTCGGGGCCGCCGTAGGTCGGGTCGACCTGTTCGGGTCAGCCCGAGCACCACGGCCACCTGTTCGGCCACCACGTCCTGCACGATCGCGGTCAGCTCGGTGGTGCCGTTGGCGCGCAGCTCGACCGGGCGGCGGTGGACGATGATCCGCGCCGGCCGGTCGCCACTGGCATCCACGCTGCGGCCCAACGGGATCGGCGGGCCGGCCGGATCGCCGGAAGGCGCTGCCGGGACGTCGTCGACACCGACCTCGATCCGCGCGACATCGGGGAGGTGACGCTGCAGCCGTTCGACGGCGTCCAGCACGAGGTCGTCGAACGCCTCCGCCCGGGTGCGGACGAACGGCAGCGCCGGCGGT
This portion of the Actinomycetota bacterium genome encodes:
- a CDS encoding glycosyl hydrolase family protein, with translation MQHALRDRVVGRLKSRRLSTLALPVAATALVVPLLAATGTPAAVPAAGPVSPATVPAAVVAPAATGWVKVFSDGFKRGVTRPWSVYAGQPGGNAYGLWSRSNVTARKGKLVLRGDAAGGRAVTGGLCLCSLNLTYGRWEAKIKVQADRGVKWVALLWPQSGRWPMDGEVDFAEDFGGSRSGFSAFVHYGANNAQIHRVAPRVNMTKWHRVGVEWTPGQLRFLIDGKVWGTVTGPAVPTKAMHLAIQTEGVARAQANPADLKVDWVKVWRLA